A section of the Streptomyces sp. SCL15-4 genome encodes:
- a CDS encoding NUDIX hydrolase, with the protein MSDDQHRVTVDDGVEFPAPADGEMWAVGAVILNQDGHAFAQKRSPERRLFPDCWDIAGGHVEPGETLLDTLAREVEEETGWRLRRVRRLLGITTWTGDDGDGLRHEADYLVEVDGDLGHPALEWSKHTAYDWFGPAGLHRLKENRAPGEYLIHDLIAKALQDRPDTP; encoded by the coding sequence ATGTCGGACGATCAGCACCGCGTGACCGTGGACGACGGCGTCGAGTTCCCCGCGCCCGCCGACGGCGAGATGTGGGCGGTCGGGGCCGTCATCCTCAATCAGGACGGCCACGCCTTCGCCCAGAAACGCAGCCCTGAACGGCGGCTCTTCCCCGACTGCTGGGACATCGCCGGCGGCCACGTCGAGCCCGGCGAAACCCTGCTGGACACCCTCGCCCGCGAAGTGGAAGAGGAGACCGGATGGCGTCTGCGCCGCGTCCGGCGCCTCCTCGGCATCACCACCTGGACCGGCGACGACGGGGACGGACTGCGGCACGAGGCCGACTACCTCGTCGAGGTCGACGGCGACCTGGGCCACCCCGCCCTGGAATGGTCCAAGCACACCGCCTACGACTGGTTCGGTCCCGCCGGCCTGCACCGCCTCAAGGAGAACCGAGCTCCCGGCGAATACCTCATCCACGACCTGATCGCGAAAGCCCTACAAGATCGCCCGGA